A stretch of Candidatus Sphingomonas phytovorans DNA encodes these proteins:
- a CDS encoding aminodeoxychorismate/anthranilate synthase component II: MILVIDNYDSFTWNLVHYLMELGAEVKVVRNDSLTAREAIDSNAQGFLISPGPCTPNEAGISLDLVAACADAEKPLLGVCLGHQAIGQHFGGHVVRGGLMHGKTSPVSHDGTGLFEGLPSPFTATRYHSLIVEDIPDGLIVNATADDGSVMGFRHATLPIHGVQFHPESIATEHGHALLANFVRLAGIDVKARA, translated from the coding sequence ATGATCCTCGTCATCGACAATTATGACAGCTTCACCTGGAACCTGGTCCATTATCTGATGGAGCTGGGCGCGGAGGTGAAGGTCGTCCGCAACGATTCCCTCACCGCGCGCGAGGCGATCGACTCAAACGCGCAGGGTTTCCTGATCTCGCCGGGGCCCTGCACCCCGAACGAGGCGGGCATCAGCCTCGATCTCGTCGCCGCCTGCGCCGATGCGGAAAAACCGCTGCTCGGCGTGTGCCTCGGTCATCAGGCGATCGGCCAGCATTTCGGCGGCCATGTCGTGCGCGGCGGGCTGATGCACGGCAAGACCTCCCCCGTCTCGCATGACGGCACCGGCCTGTTCGAAGGCCTGCCCTCGCCGTTCACCGCGACGCGCTATCACTCGCTCATCGTAGAGGATATTCCGGACGGCCTGATCGTCAATGCGACCGCCGACGATGGCTCGGTGATGGGCTTCCGCCACGCGACCCTGCCGATCCACGGCGTTCAGTTCCACCCGGAAAGCATCGCGACCGAACATGGCCACGCCCTGCTGGCCAATTTCGTACGGCTCGCCGGCATCGACGTGAAGGCTAGGGCGTGA
- a CDS encoding MucR family transcriptional regulator — MATASIIANDDTPAIAGEILLLPVDQIDIGERLRPIDEVWALALGGIMAKEGQQTPIEVCQLPGKPGYRLVAGAHRHTGARLVGMELIEARIVSASAAHRKMREISENLWRRDLDPIDRAAFIAELVTLHKVKAGIDLTKDGRSASANARWKQDVKAEAADANVTMTFAYGWAEDVAEQLGFSRSKVERDLLLYRRLAPSLIARLREARHPMATNAAQLRALTKLDAEKQGEAVDLVLGGWNGKVGDAIAKVTGTNRAVRTEDKLHDRVLGSFKRLGVAEKKGVLAGLKSLLPAGYRLFEDGEEAPASADAVDPRPALEVAFKVLAALVDGDVVEDEEIAEACGLVQEALGVAEAVAPAPEPVAAPVPAVAIRASVKPDYLVCLECGEKHEQLTRHLSSKHQLSKADYLQKWKLPVDYPFTAPNLAYNRAQAARKLGLKSGAKSGEAK, encoded by the coding sequence ATGGCGACCGCCTCCATCATCGCGAACGATGACACTCCGGCCATTGCCGGCGAAATCCTCCTTCTCCCGGTCGATCAGATCGACATCGGCGAGCGACTCCGGCCTATCGATGAAGTCTGGGCCTTGGCTCTGGGCGGCATCATGGCGAAGGAAGGCCAGCAGACGCCGATCGAGGTTTGCCAACTGCCGGGCAAGCCGGGCTATCGCCTAGTCGCTGGGGCGCATCGTCACACAGGCGCGCGATTGGTCGGCATGGAGCTGATTGAGGCGCGCATCGTCTCGGCATCGGCCGCGCACCGGAAGATGCGCGAGATTTCAGAGAACCTTTGGCGCCGCGATTTGGACCCCATCGACCGGGCCGCGTTCATCGCTGAACTGGTTACGCTCCATAAGGTGAAAGCCGGCATCGACCTGACCAAGGACGGTCGATCGGCATCCGCCAACGCGCGCTGGAAGCAGGACGTGAAGGCCGAGGCTGCCGATGCAAATGTCACGATGACATTTGCATACGGTTGGGCCGAGGACGTCGCCGAGCAGCTGGGTTTCAGCCGGAGCAAGGTCGAACGCGACCTGCTCCTTTACCGCAGGCTCGCTCCTTCGCTGATCGCCCGCCTGCGCGAGGCGCGGCATCCAATGGCGACCAACGCTGCCCAGCTGCGCGCGCTGACGAAGCTGGACGCGGAGAAGCAAGGGGAAGCCGTCGATCTGGTGCTGGGCGGCTGGAACGGGAAAGTTGGCGACGCCATCGCCAAGGTGACCGGCACCAACCGCGCCGTCCGGACCGAGGATAAGCTCCACGATCGTGTCCTGGGCAGCTTCAAGCGGCTCGGCGTGGCCGAGAAGAAAGGCGTCCTGGCGGGGCTGAAAAGCCTGCTTCCGGCTGGCTACCGGCTTTTCGAAGATGGCGAGGAAGCCCCGGCGAGTGCCGATGCAGTCGACCCAAGGCCGGCACTGGAGGTCGCGTTCAAGGTGCTGGCCGCCCTGGTCGACGGTGACGTGGTCGAAGACGAAGAAATCGCGGAGGCCTGCGGACTGGTGCAGGAAGCGCTGGGCGTTGCCGAGGCGGTGGCACCGGCTCCCGAGCCCGTCGCAGCGCCGGTCCCGGCCGTCGCGATACGGGCCTCGGTCAAGCCTGACTATCTCGTCTGCCTCGAATGCGGCGAGAAGCACGAGCAGCTGACGCGGCACCTGAGCAGCAAGCATCAGCTGTCGAAGGCCGACTATCTCCAGAAGTGGAAGCTGCCGGTCGACTATCCGTTCACCGCGCCGAATCTCGCCTACAACCGTGCCCAGGCGGCGCGGAAGCTTGGGCTGAAATCCGGTGCTAAATCGGGAGAAGCGAAATGA
- a CDS encoding metalloregulator ArsR/SmtB family transcription factor, with product MLNQPDSLDLAFNALADRTRRSIVERLSRGEASVSELARPLAMSLPAVMQHIALLESSGLVRSEKIGRVRTCSLDTEALGHAEQWIQQRRVEWDHRLDRLGTYLATLMVKGEENDTKG from the coding sequence ATGCTTAACCAACCCGATTCGCTCGATCTCGCCTTCAATGCCCTCGCCGACCGCACCCGCCGGTCGATCGTCGAGCGGCTGTCGCGCGGCGAGGCCTCGGTCAGCGAGCTCGCCCGTCCGCTTGCCATGTCGCTGCCCGCCGTGATGCAGCACATCGCCCTGCTCGAAAGCTCCGGGCTGGTCAGGTCTGAGAAAATCGGCCGCGTACGCACCTGCAGCCTCGATACCGAAGCGCTCGGCCACGCCGAGCAATGGATCCAGCAGCGCCGCGTTGAATGGGATCACCGCCTCGACCGGCTCGGCACCTATCTCGCAACACTCATGGTCAAAGGAGAAGAGAATGACACAAAAGGCTGA
- a CDS encoding SRPBCC domain-containing protein — MTQKAETIEPLRLSRIYPAPRALVFEAWSSAEHVKQWFSPETFTVPEATVEMRVGGTFDFCMRGPDGTDYWNRGTVAEVRPNERLVLDLRAEGGSGNVLFTARTEVDFMDDAGGTRIDIVQSYVFVDLTLAPMMVQGAPIGWSQTLDKLGVELARMTAA; from the coding sequence ATGACACAAAAGGCTGAAACGATCGAACCCCTGCGCCTGTCGCGCATCTATCCGGCGCCCCGCGCGCTCGTGTTCGAGGCGTGGAGCAGTGCCGAACACGTGAAACAGTGGTTTTCGCCGGAGACCTTCACGGTCCCCGAGGCGACCGTGGAGATGCGGGTTGGTGGTACCTTCGATTTCTGCATGCGCGGCCCGGACGGCACCGATTACTGGAATCGTGGAACCGTAGCCGAGGTCCGGCCGAACGAGCGGCTGGTTCTCGATCTCCGCGCAGAAGGCGGCAGCGGCAATGTGCTGTTCACCGCCAGAACCGAAGTGGATTTCATGGACGATGCCGGCGGAACGCGGATCGATATCGTGCAGAGCTATGTCTTTGTCGATCTGACACTGGCACCGATGATGGTGCAGGGCGCTCCCATCGGCTGGAGCCAGACGCTCGACAAGCTTGGCGTCGAACTGGCCCGCATGACGGCCGCCTGA
- a CDS encoding TonB-dependent receptor — MSKSTVAKSSLLFGAAIGALFCSAGAFAQDAAASSAQQGEEAPLGDIVVTAERRPESLQKVPLSVAVVSGDALRSYQTGGDDILSLAGRVPGLYAETTTGRIFPRFYIRGLGNIDFYLGASQPVSIIQDDVVLEHVVLKSNPVFDVAQTEVLRGPQGSLFGRNTTAGIIKFDTIKPTQEFEGRGQASYGSYNTITADGGVGGPIVKDLLAFRLSALYQHRDNWVDNTFTGTSADGTVSPKKDAMGGFDERDIRLQLLFTPGDRFSVNVSAHARDYRGTSTLFHRAALKKGSNDVSAEPRDKVAFDEAMNNPQAYKTYGESVRAAYDFGGVVLTSISAYETTSGYSRGDTDGGAAANFGGIGFGESQGNVRKLDQFTQEVRLASDGDSRFKWQIGGMYFDSRDITEFYQRAYFLNTAARNPNNWVRLHDVNTSWAAFGQVSYEILPSLTITAGGRVTEDKKTTELLKTANTATNAVTYTGRRFVELKDTQPSWDVSALYQINPDVSLYARVARGFRGPTIQGRSAVFNSDFTTANSETILSWEAGFKSNLFNNHLRLNATAFTYTVNDIQLNGNDSNGNGVLFNADKAKAYGMEAEAEWRPSSNLSLGLGLSLLHSEIKDKRVYAQVCALSGVVVCTVQNPTITVPVFGSPAVFAQIDGQPLPNAPEYTVNFNGRYDLPLGNGGKAFISTDWNLQGYTNFVLYKTKEFYSNGTFEGGLKIGYSAPGGAYEVALFGRNITNEKNLKGVIENYMAAVFNEPRVIGISVSGKFR, encoded by the coding sequence GTGTCCAAATCGACCGTCGCTAAATCGTCCCTTCTGTTCGGCGCAGCCATCGGCGCGCTGTTCTGTTCAGCCGGCGCCTTCGCGCAGGATGCAGCCGCGTCGTCGGCGCAGCAGGGCGAAGAAGCGCCGCTGGGCGACATCGTCGTGACGGCGGAACGGCGCCCTGAATCGCTACAGAAGGTGCCGCTCTCGGTTGCCGTGGTCAGCGGAGACGCGCTGCGGTCCTACCAGACCGGCGGCGACGACATCCTGTCGCTGGCGGGCCGGGTGCCCGGCCTCTACGCCGAAACCACGACTGGCCGAATCTTCCCGCGTTTCTACATTCGCGGCCTGGGCAATATCGATTTCTATCTCGGTGCGTCGCAGCCGGTGTCGATCATCCAGGACGATGTCGTGCTGGAGCATGTCGTGCTGAAGTCGAACCCGGTGTTCGACGTGGCGCAGACCGAAGTGCTGCGCGGGCCGCAGGGGTCGCTGTTCGGCCGCAACACCACGGCGGGCATCATCAAGTTCGACACGATCAAGCCGACCCAGGAATTCGAGGGGCGCGGCCAGGCATCCTATGGCAGCTATAACACGATCACCGCCGATGGCGGTGTGGGCGGGCCGATCGTCAAGGACCTGCTCGCGTTCCGCCTGTCGGCGTTGTACCAGCACCGTGACAACTGGGTCGACAACACCTTCACCGGCACCAGCGCCGACGGCACGGTCTCGCCGAAGAAGGACGCCATGGGCGGCTTCGACGAGCGCGACATTCGCCTCCAGCTGCTGTTCACCCCGGGCGACCGTTTCTCCGTCAACGTTTCGGCGCACGCGCGCGATTATCGCGGCACCTCGACCCTGTTCCATCGCGCCGCGCTGAAGAAGGGCTCGAACGATGTCAGCGCCGAGCCGCGCGACAAGGTCGCGTTCGACGAGGCGATGAACAACCCGCAGGCCTACAAGACCTATGGCGAGTCGGTGCGGGCCGCTTATGATTTCGGCGGCGTCGTGCTGACTTCTATCAGCGCTTATGAAACTACCTCCGGGTATAGCCGGGGCGACACCGATGGCGGCGCCGCGGCGAATTTCGGCGGTATTGGCTTCGGCGAGTCGCAGGGCAATGTCCGCAAGCTCGACCAGTTCACCCAGGAAGTCCGGCTGGCGAGCGACGGCGACAGCCGCTTCAAGTGGCAGATCGGTGGCATGTATTTCGATTCGCGCGACATCACCGAATTCTACCAGCGGGCCTATTTCCTCAACACCGCCGCGCGTAACCCGAACAACTGGGTGCGGTTGCATGACGTGAACACGTCCTGGGCGGCGTTCGGTCAGGTCAGCTACGAGATCCTGCCGAGCCTGACGATCACCGCGGGTGGCCGCGTGACCGAGGACAAGAAGACGACCGAGTTGCTGAAGACGGCCAATACCGCGACGAATGCGGTAACCTATACCGGCCGCCGTTTCGTCGAGCTCAAGGATACGCAGCCGAGCTGGGACGTGAGCGCGCTGTACCAGATCAATCCTGACGTCAGCCTCTATGCCCGCGTCGCGCGCGGTTTCCGCGGCCCGACCATCCAGGGCCGTTCGGCAGTGTTCAATTCGGATTTCACCACGGCGAATTCCGAAACGATCCTTTCCTGGGAAGCCGGGTTCAAGAGCAACCTGTTCAACAACCATCTTCGCCTGAATGCGACGGCGTTCACCTACACGGTCAACGACATCCAGCTGAACGGCAACGATTCCAACGGCAATGGCGTGCTGTTCAACGCCGACAAGGCCAAGGCGTACGGCATGGAAGCGGAGGCCGAATGGCGTCCGAGCTCGAACCTGAGCCTCGGCCTTGGGCTCAGCCTGCTGCACAGCGAGATCAAGGACAAGCGAGTCTATGCGCAGGTCTGCGCACTGAGCGGCGTGGTTGTCTGTACCGTGCAAAACCCGACGATCACCGTGCCGGTGTTCGGATCGCCGGCGGTGTTCGCCCAGATCGACGGCCAGCCGCTGCCGAACGCGCCGGAATATACGGTGAACTTCAACGGCCGGTATGACCTTCCGCTCGGCAATGGCGGCAAGGCGTTCATTTCGACCGACTGGAACCTGCAGGGTTATACGAACTTCGTGCTCTACAAGACCAAGGAGTTCTATTCGAACGGCACGTTCGAAGGCGGCCTGAAGATCGGCTACAGCGCGCCGGGCGGCGCTTACGAGGTTGCCCTGTTCGGCCGGAACATCACCAACGAGAAGAACCTGAAGGGTGTGATCGAGAACTATATGGCGGCGGTGTTCAACGAACCGCGCGTCATCGGCATCTCGGTCAGCGGCAAGTTCCGCTAA
- the trpC gene encoding indole-3-glycerol phosphate synthase TrpC codes for MTDILERILETKRAEVAARKATMPLSELDASIERQTKPRGFRAALDAKAKTGHALIAEIKKASPSKGLIRADFDPPAHARAYQAGGAACLSVLTDEPWFQGADSYLTEARNACSLPVLRKDFMVDPWQVPESRAIGADAILLIMAALDDGLLAEIEASAIDCGMDVLVEVHDAKELERALKLKSRLIGVNNRNLRDFTIDFENSYRLVGKAPADCTFVAESGLTIRADLDQMAEHGVHCFLIGEALMRQHDVEAATRALVG; via the coding sequence ATGACTGACATTCTCGAACGAATCCTCGAAACCAAGCGCGCCGAGGTGGCCGCGCGCAAGGCCACCATGCCGCTGTCGGAGCTCGATGCCTCCATCGAGCGCCAGACCAAGCCGCGCGGTTTCCGCGCGGCGCTCGACGCAAAGGCGAAGACCGGCCACGCGCTGATCGCCGAGATCAAGAAGGCAAGCCCGTCAAAGGGCCTGATCCGCGCCGATTTCGATCCCCCTGCCCATGCCCGCGCCTATCAGGCCGGCGGCGCGGCGTGCCTCTCGGTGCTGACGGACGAACCCTGGTTCCAGGGCGCCGATTCCTATCTCACCGAAGCCCGCAATGCCTGCAGCCTGCCCGTCCTGCGCAAGGATTTCATGGTCGATCCCTGGCAGGTGCCCGAATCCCGGGCGATCGGGGCAGACGCGATCCTGCTGATCATGGCCGCGCTCGACGACGGCCTGCTCGCCGAGATCGAGGCGAGCGCGATCGACTGCGGCATGGACGTGCTGGTCGAGGTGCATGACGCGAAGGAACTGGAGCGCGCGCTGAAGCTCAAATCGCGCCTGATCGGCGTCAACAACCGCAACCTGCGCGATTTCACGATCGACTTCGAGAACAGCTATCGCCTGGTCGGCAAGGCGCCGGCCGACTGCACCTTCGTCGCCGAAAGCGGCCTCACCATCCGCGCCGACCTGGACCAGATGGCCGAACACGGCGTGCACTGCTTCCTGATTGGGGAAGCGCTGATGCGCCAGCATGACGTGGAAGCCGCAACGCGGGCGCTGGTCGGATAA
- a CDS encoding FdhF/YdeP family oxidoreductase codes for MAGTDPRGVKPYAGPAGGWGALKAVARAVRDQMGASTDTRALLQMNQPDGFDCPGCAWPDPKHTSSFEFCENGAKAVTWEATVKRVDPDFFATHSVTELLGWSDHALEDAGRLTHPLRYDPLTDHFVPVEWEDAFARIGQAMRAFDTPDRMEFYTSGRASNEAAFLYQLLAREFGTNNFPDCSNMCHEATSVGLPKSIGVGKGTVTLEDFDLADALFCIGHNPGTNHPRMLTTLRDCARRGVPIVVANPLKERGLERFEAPQDPVEMLTLGATPLASTYHQVKVGGDVAMLKGMMKALFEADAVNLATGGDGLLDRAFIAGQTVGFDALHADIEATDWAVVERRSGLSRAAIEEMARVYYESDRVIICYGMGLTQHRHGTENVQQLANLLLLRGNIGKPGAGICPLRGHSNVQGDRTVGITEIPTEAFLARLDTAFGISAPRKHGHSAVEAVAAMRDGTARGFIGLGGNLAVAMSDPEAAFRAFQGLDLSVQICTKLNRTCLLSARESFILPCLGRTEQDVQATGPQAVTVEDSMSMVHASRGRLKPASATLRSEPAIIAGIARSAIPHTKVDWDGLVADYDRIRDKIEEVFPDFFDFNARIRTPGGFRLRVGASSREWGTPDGKAHFAVFPGTDEDEGRDDGRLTLTTIRSHDQYNTTIYGLNDRYRGITGRRDVVFVHADDLAAQGLAHGDRIDIVAGDRVLGGQTAVAYGIARGSVAAYYPEANRLIALDDYDRKSGTPSYKSIAVTLRAAT; via the coding sequence ATGGCAGGCACCGATCCCCGAGGCGTGAAGCCCTATGCCGGTCCGGCCGGCGGCTGGGGAGCGTTGAAGGCGGTTGCCCGGGCCGTGCGCGACCAGATGGGCGCCAGCACCGATACCCGCGCACTGCTGCAGATGAACCAGCCTGACGGCTTCGATTGTCCCGGCTGCGCATGGCCCGATCCCAAGCACACGTCATCCTTCGAGTTCTGCGAGAACGGTGCCAAGGCGGTGACCTGGGAAGCAACGGTCAAGCGCGTCGACCCGGACTTTTTCGCGACTCACAGCGTGACCGAATTGCTCGGCTGGAGCGACCATGCCCTGGAGGACGCCGGGCGGCTGACCCACCCGTTGCGCTACGACCCGCTTACCGACCATTTCGTGCCCGTCGAATGGGAAGACGCGTTCGCGCGCATCGGCCAGGCGATGCGCGCGTTCGATACGCCCGACCGGATGGAATTCTACACCTCGGGCCGCGCGTCGAACGAAGCCGCTTTCCTCTACCAGCTTCTGGCGCGCGAGTTCGGGACCAACAATTTCCCCGATTGCTCCAACATGTGCCACGAGGCGACGAGCGTCGGGCTGCCCAAGTCGATCGGGGTCGGCAAGGGGACCGTGACGCTGGAGGATTTCGACCTGGCCGATGCGCTGTTCTGCATCGGCCACAATCCCGGCACCAACCATCCGCGCATGCTCACGACGCTGCGTGACTGTGCCCGCCGCGGAGTCCCGATCGTCGTCGCCAATCCGTTGAAGGAGCGCGGGCTCGAGCGTTTCGAGGCGCCGCAGGATCCCGTGGAAATGCTGACGCTCGGCGCAACCCCGCTCGCATCGACCTATCACCAAGTGAAGGTCGGTGGCGATGTGGCGATGCTCAAGGGGATGATGAAGGCATTGTTCGAGGCCGACGCGGTGAACCTTGCCACAGGCGGCGACGGCCTGCTCGACCGGGCCTTCATCGCCGGGCAAACGGTCGGCTTCGACGCGCTTCACGCCGATATCGAGGCCACCGACTGGGCGGTGGTCGAGCGCCGCTCGGGCCTGAGCCGTGCCGCGATCGAGGAGATGGCCCGAGTCTATTACGAGTCCGACCGGGTGATCATCTGCTACGGCATGGGGCTGACCCAGCATCGCCACGGCACCGAAAATGTCCAGCAGCTTGCCAACCTGCTGCTGTTGCGCGGAAATATCGGCAAGCCGGGCGCCGGGATCTGCCCCTTGCGCGGCCACAGCAATGTGCAGGGCGACCGCACCGTCGGCATCACCGAGATCCCGACCGAAGCGTTCCTCGCCCGGCTCGACACGGCGTTCGGGATTTCCGCGCCGCGCAAGCACGGCCATAGCGCCGTCGAGGCCGTGGCCGCGATGCGCGACGGAACGGCAAGGGGCTTTATCGGCCTGGGCGGTAATCTTGCGGTGGCGATGAGCGATCCGGAGGCTGCTTTTCGGGCCTTTCAGGGCCTCGATCTGTCGGTTCAGATCTGCACCAAGCTCAATCGTACCTGCCTGCTCAGCGCCAGGGAGAGCTTCATCCTGCCCTGCCTCGGTCGCACCGAGCAGGACGTGCAGGCAACGGGCCCGCAGGCGGTGACGGTGGAGGATTCTATGTCGATGGTCCACGCCTCCCGCGGCCGGCTGAAACCGGCGTCGGCGACATTGCGGTCGGAACCGGCGATCATCGCGGGGATCGCCAGGTCGGCGATCCCGCATACGAAGGTCGACTGGGACGGCCTCGTCGCCGACTATGACCGTATCCGCGACAAGATCGAGGAGGTCTTTCCCGACTTTTTCGATTTCAATGCGCGGATCCGCACGCCGGGCGGCTTCCGCCTGCGCGTCGGCGCTTCCAGCCGCGAATGGGGCACGCCGGACGGCAAGGCCCATTTCGCGGTCTTTCCCGGTACCGACGAAGACGAGGGCCGGGACGATGGCCGCCTGACCCTCACCACGATCCGCAGCCACGACCAGTATAACACCACCATCTATGGCCTGAACGACCGCTATCGCGGCATTACGGGTCGCCGTGACGTCGTCTTCGTCCATGCCGACGATCTTGCCGCGCAGGGCCTCGCCCATGGCGACAGGATCGATATCGTGGCGGGCGACCGCGTGCTCGGAGGCCAGACGGCGGTCGCCTATGGCATCGCGCGGGGATCGGTCGCAGCCTATTATCCGGAAGCGAACCGGCTGATCGCGCTCGACGACTATGACCGGAAGAGCGGCACGCCCTCCTATAAATCCATCGCCGTCACCCTGCGCGCCGCGACCTGA
- the trpD gene encoding anthranilate phosphoribosyltransferase, whose product MTSFTSLPDPSTPLSSESAAQAFADILDARTSEEAVAEFLIALSDRGETSVEIAEAARALRARMIPIEAPHGAVDVCGTGGDGHHTLNVSTAVSIIVAACGVPVAKHGNRAASSKAGAADTLEALGLDMERAGRNAEASLRDIGIAFLFAANHHPVMKRITPIRRHIGRRTIFNLMGPLANPARVARQLIGIARPDYTAPYAHALEQLGTEAALVVSGEEGLDEVSGAGPTITVSVGSLSMPARIAPEDANLPRHGIAAIRGGDPDYNAAALRRLLAGEHGGYRDAVLLNSAAALMVASKAAGLPEGAQIAAEAIDSGAARALLDRWIAYS is encoded by the coding sequence ATGACAAGCTTCACCTCCCTCCCCGATCCCTCGACCCCGCTTTCAAGCGAAAGCGCGGCGCAGGCCTTTGCGGACATTCTCGACGCGAGGACCTCGGAAGAGGCAGTCGCCGAATTCCTCATCGCCCTCAGCGACCGGGGCGAGACCAGCGTCGAGATCGCCGAGGCTGCGAGGGCGCTCCGTGCCCGCATGATCCCGATCGAGGCGCCCCACGGGGCCGTCGACGTATGCGGCACCGGCGGTGACGGCCACCACACGCTCAACGTCTCAACCGCCGTCTCGATCATCGTCGCGGCCTGTGGCGTGCCGGTCGCCAAGCACGGCAACCGCGCCGCGTCGAGCAAGGCGGGCGCCGCCGACACGCTTGAGGCGCTCGGCCTCGACATGGAACGCGCCGGCCGCAATGCCGAGGCAAGCCTCCGCGATATCGGCATCGCCTTCCTGTTCGCCGCAAACCACCACCCGGTGATGAAGCGGATCACCCCGATCCGCCGTCACATCGGTCGTCGCACCATCTTCAACCTGATGGGCCCCCTCGCCAATCCGGCGCGCGTGGCCCGCCAGCTCATCGGCATCGCCCGCCCGGATTATACCGCGCCCTATGCCCACGCACTCGAGCAGCTCGGCACCGAAGCCGCGCTGGTCGTCTCGGGCGAGGAGGGGCTTGACGAAGTATCGGGCGCGGGTCCGACGATCACGGTTAGCGTCGGCAGCCTGTCGATGCCGGCCCGTATCGCCCCCGAGGATGCCAACCTGCCCCGCCACGGCATCGCCGCCATCCGCGGCGGCGACCCCGATTATAACGCCGCGGCGCTGCGCCGCCTGCTCGCCGGCGAGCATGGCGGATATCGCGATGCCGTCCTTCTCAACTCTGCCGCCGCGCTGATGGTCGCCAGCAAGGCCGCCGGCCTTCCGGAGGGCGCTCAAATCGCCGCCGAAGCGATCGATTCCGGTGCGGCCCGGGCCCTGCTCGATCGCTGGATCGCCTATTCATGA
- the moaC gene encoding cyclic pyranopterin monophosphate synthase MoaC has product MTNLTHLDDSGAAHMVDVSGKPVTAREAVATGRIDMSPEAARAILDGTALKGDVLAVARVAGIMAAKRTSDLIPLCHPLPLTRVAIDLTVDDTGVTATATAATEGKTGVEMEALTAVSVTLLTIYDMAKAIDKTMTIGGVCLLAKTGGKSGDWKA; this is encoded by the coding sequence ATGACCAACCTCACGCACCTCGACGACAGCGGCGCCGCGCACATGGTCGATGTCTCCGGCAAGCCGGTCACCGCCCGCGAGGCAGTCGCCACCGGCCGCATCGACATGTCCCCCGAAGCCGCCCGTGCAATCCTTGACGGCACCGCGCTGAAAGGCGACGTTCTCGCCGTTGCCCGGGTCGCCGGCATCATGGCAGCCAAACGCACCAGCGACCTGATCCCGCTCTGCCATCCCCTGCCCCTGACCCGGGTCGCCATCGACCTCACCGTGGACGATACCGGCGTCACCGCCACCGCGACCGCTGCCACCGAAGGCAAGACCGGCGTCGAGATGGAAGCCCTCACCGCCGTCTCGGTCACGTTGCTCACCATCTACGACATGGCCAAGGCGATCGACAAAACCATGACGATCGGCGGTGTTTGCCTGCTGGCAAAAACGGGCGGCAAATCGGGCGACTGGAAAGCCTGA
- a CDS encoding YozE family protein yields MLTAQAARYEKKAQPLGRWLLGQAGRDDAIGDLARAAKADRGFPKDGDYEAISRRLNQLQADGDTHEALEQADIEAVAY; encoded by the coding sequence ATGCTCACTGCACAAGCCGCCAGATATGAGAAGAAAGCCCAGCCCCTCGGCCGATGGCTTCTCGGCCAGGCTGGCCGCGACGATGCGATTGGCGATCTCGCCAGGGCAGCGAAGGCGGATCGCGGCTTTCCCAAGGACGGCGACTACGAGGCCATCTCGCGCCGGTTGAACCAGTTGCAGGCGGACGGCGACACCCACGAGGCGCTTGAACAGGCCGATATCGAGGCGGTGGCATACTGA